The following are encoded together in the Humulus lupulus chromosome 5, drHumLupu1.1, whole genome shotgun sequence genome:
- the LOC133779079 gene encoding uncharacterized protein LOC133779079, producing the protein MLIPGPKQPGNDIDIYLEPLVEDLKLLWNEGVDAHDALDNTNFKLWAIVMWTIQDFTTYGNLAGCKNKGYFSCPLCGYGTHSEWLKHSGKFSYRGHQKFLQEDHPFQSKRSWFDGEEEHGNLPRIMNETAIAEHLKDFVNELHVCHNLDVMHIEKNVCESICNTLLYVAGKSKDGLKARLDLQHMGIRSALHPQEKGTRTYLPAALHTLSKLEKELFCKRLFSLKVPDGYSSNIRNCVSMEQCKLMGLKSHDCHILMQKLLQVAIKGLMPMGPRDAIIRLCMFFNRICQHVLDRESIMTLENDVIETLFYVDILLMMSKFMINRRMKIFKDYVRNRARPKGCIAECYLADECVSFCNEFIDHSIELNTKEGRNEERSNDVILECRPISRRKEIILTDELLEIAHRYILLNTSVVEPFLE; encoded by the exons ATGTTAAttccaggacctaaacaacccgggaatgatattgatatatactTAGAACCTCTCGTAGAGGACTTGAAATTATTATGGAATGAGGGAGTTGATGCTCATGATGCATTAGACAATACAAATTTCAAGTTGTGGGCTATTGTGATGTGGACAATCCAAGATTTTACAACATATGGGAACCTTGCTGGTTGTAAAAATAAGGGATATTTTAGTTGTCCCTTATGTGGTTATGGTACTCATTCAGAGTGGCTAAAACATAGCGGGAAGTTTTCATATCGAGGTCATCAAAAATTTCTTCAAGAAGACCATCCATTTCAGAGTAAAAGAAGTTGGTTTGATGGAGAAGAAGAGCATGGAAATCTGCCAAGAATCATGAATGAGACTGCAATTGCTGAACACCTTAAAGattttgtgaat GAATTGCATGTTTGTCACAATTTGGATgtgatgcacatagagaaaaatgtttgtgaaagcatctGTAATACATTGCTATATGTTGCTGGAAAAAGTAAAGATGGACTAAAAGCTCGCTTGGATTTGCAACATATGGGTATTAGGAGTGCATTACACCCACAAGAGAAGGGGACTAGAACCTATCTTCCTGCAGCTTTACACACACTATCAAAGCTTGAGaaagaattattttgtaaaaggTTGTTCTCATTGAAAGTACCTGATGGATATAGCTCAAATATTCGAAATTGTGTTTCAATGGAGCAATGCAAGCTCATGGGCCTTAAGTCACACGATTGCCACATTTTGATGCAAAAATTACTACAGGTGGCTATAAAAGGATTGATGCCAATGGGTCCAAGAGATGCTATAATAAGATTATGCATGTTCTTTAATCGAATATGTCAACATGTTCTTGATAGAGAAAGCATAATGACATTAGAAAATGATGTTATTGAAACTTTAT TTTACGTGGACATTTTATTAATGATGAGCAAGTTTATGATTAATAGACGCATGAAGATATTTAAAGATTATGTCAGAAATCGAGCAAGGCCTAAAGGTTGTATTGCGGAGTGTTATCTTGCAGATGAGTGTGTGAGCTTTTGTAATGAATTCATTGACCATTCAATTGAACTAAACACAAAAGAAGGTCGAAATGAAGAGCGGTCAAATGATGTGATACTTGAATGTCGTCCAATTTCTAGGAGGAAAGAAATTATATTGACAGATGAGTTGTTAGAAATTGCACATCGATACATTCTGTTAAATACATCTGTTGTGGAGCCTTTTCTAGAGTAA
- the LOC133779080 gene encoding uncharacterized protein LOC133779080, with product MSVNGKIARRATGFSLPMVINKDNVHHDEVVEEDPVREEIANEFFADLVEKFQEVGEDIFQEGYVEPSPEKEVGSRKWAIESEETDFQELAKEKWSNFQGNLTANGGVRLNYEEPMVRDGKRIAQIDVEETEVEASFWKSALVCVVLGANPPLAVFEGFINRLWGKLGIERIARMNASHTLVKFRDETTRDLVLEAGVVHFDRKPVLLRPWSTDLETLRVVNSVLVWMRSPNIGLQYWGLKSLSALVSTIGKPMMMDRVTKEKSMVKFARVLVEVEITDRLPHSISSISERGQLMEQAIEFEWLPTRCSCCKGLGHTASSCKSAQEVVSRPKQQVSASGTGDIRGVMAQYEAKNENKTVVETQKDAGNEVDGDEPVHQGGSKGPLTATTEDTNETGCSTAEKEKTWTIPRKVGGLRKKNSTEHTLKANKFSVLQEKIGLVANKESHKPQNSNGGVFLETKLHSSKIEEMMNEEMDQLVTYEVQIKGVRQTVVLSFVYGRNSLEERKKLWARLQLSQSNSRPWLVAGDFNAVFDYDDRSGDRQISALEVEDSRQWKAISLLTELRFSGSSFTWSNKQKEGLIIFSRLDRIFVNEVWIDSFPDSEGRFNWDTLSDHCFCIIKAVHFQVSGVKPFRYFNMWDKHQDFRSSVMCNWSKPVGGTGLQKIMQKLKRLKPVLIQFNKV from the exons ATGTCAGTAAATGGCAAAATTGCAAGGCGTGCGACTGGTTTCTCTCTCCCCATG GTAATAAACAAGGATAATGTACATCATGATGAAGTGGTAGAGGAGGACCCGGTTAGAGAAGAAATTGCGAATGAGTTTTTTGCAGATTTAGTGGAGAAATTTCAAGAGGTTGGGGAGGATATCTTTCAGGAGGGTTACGTTGAACCTTCACCTGAGAAAGAGGTTGGTTCCCGGAAATGGGCGATTGAATCGGAGGAGACAGACTTTCAGGAATTGGCTAAGGAAAAGTGGTCTAACTTTCAGGGGAATCTTACAGCTAATGGTGGAGTCCGGCTCAACTATGAGGAGCCGATGGTTCGTGATGGGAAACGTATAGCTCAAATCGATGTAGAGGAGACTGAAGTGGAGGCATCGTTTTGGAAATCTGCTCTGGTTTGTGTTGTCTTAGGAGCAAACCCCCCTTTAGCTGTCTTTGAAGGATTTATCAATCGGTTATGGGGGAAATTAGGTATAGAACGAATAGCCCGAATGAATGCGAGTCACACACTGGTCAAGTTTAGGGATGAAACAACTAGGGATTTGGTTTTGGAAGCAGGAGTGGTTCACTTTGATAGGAAACCAGTCCTATTGAGGCCTTGGTCGACTGATTTAGAAACTCTGAGGGTGGTGAACTCAGTCCTTGTTTGGATGAGATCACCTAATATTGGCCTTCAATATTGGGGTTTAAAAAGTCTGAGTGCTCTTGTTAGCACTATAGGGAAACCTATGATGATGGACAGGGTAACGAAGGAAAAATCTATGGTAAAATTTGCTAGGGTCCTTGTGGAGGTTGAGATTACTGATAGATTACCTCACTCAATTAGTTCTATCAGTGAGCGAGGCCAACTGATGGAACAGGCTATAGAATTCGAATGGCTTCCCACACGATGTTCTTGTTGTAAGGGTTTAGGCCACACTGCATCAAGCTGTAAGAGTGCTCAGGAGGTAGTTTCGAGACCAAAACAGCAGGTTTCAGCTTCAGGCACAGGGGATATTAGGGGTGTTATGGCTCAGTATGAAGCAAAAAATGAGAATAAGACAGTGGTAGAAACTCAAAAGGATGCTGGGAATGAAGTTGATGGTGATGAGCCGGTTCATCAGGGAGGTTCGAAGGGGCCACTGACCGCAACAACTGAGGACACTAATGAGACTGGTTGTTCGACGGCTGAGAAGGAGAAAACTTGGACTATACCTAGGAAAGTGGGGGGTCTGAGGAAGAAAAATTCCACAGAACATACTTTGAAAGCTAATAAATTCAGTGTTCTGCAGGAGAAGATTGGTTTGGTTGCAAACAAGGAATCACATAAACCTCAAAATTCTAATGGAGGGGT TTTCCTGGAAACTAAACTTCACAGCAGTAAAATTGAGGAGATGATGAATGAG GAGATGGACCAGCTGGTTACTTATGAAGTGCAAATAAAGGGAGTTAGACAAACTGTTGTTCTTTCTTTTGTGTATGGCCGTAATTCTTTGGAAGAGAGGAAAAAGCTCTGGGCTCGGCTTCAGCTTTCCCAATCTAATTCTAGACCTTGGCTGGTAGCAGGGGACTTTAATGCAGTTTTTGATTATGATGATCGTAGTGGAGATAGGCAGATTTCAGCTTTGGAAGTGGAGGACAGTAGGCAATGGAAGGCTATTTCTCTATTGACTGAGTTAAGATTCAGCGGTTCTTCATTCACCTGGtctaataaacaaaaagaaggcTTAATAATTTTTTCAAGACTTGATAGAATATTTGTTAATGAAGTGTGGATTGACTCTTTTCCTGATTCAGAAGGTCGGTTTAATTGGGATACATTATCTGATCATTGCTTTTGTATCATCAAAGCTGTCCATTTTCAAGTTTCAGGGGTAAAGCCATTTAGGTACTTCAATATGTGGGATAAACATCAGGATTTTAGGAGCTCTGTCATGTGTAACTGGTCTAAACCAGTTGGAGGTACTGGTCTGCAGAAGATTATGCAGAAGCTCAAAAGACTAAAGCCTGTCCTGATCCAGTTCAACAAAGTCTAG